The following are encoded in a window of Lichenicola cladoniae genomic DNA:
- a CDS encoding mannitol dehydrogenase family protein: protein MSPVSSILQFGTSRFLQAHVDLFVSEALDRGEAIGTIAVVQTTSSPSSARRIDAMARGEGYPVRIRGIRDGQRIDDVVVVRSVRRALQATADWREVRRIAVTEADIIVSNTGDQGFALNPADGPDCVTNETAPPESFPAKLLVLLHARWTVRPEDPLSLFPCELVSRNGEQLQAIVVGLAVVWGLPAGFVTYLRTRCIWANSLVDRIVSEPLDPVGAVAEPYALWAIERQDGLLLPCRHPAIVVTDDLGRYERLKLHILNLGHTMLAEMWRQTSPDVDLTVLDAMGRPAMRTALEAIWNDEVIPVFARDGLEDQARAYRDEVRERFLNPFLAHRLADIAQNHPEKKRRRLAPLIAAAQHMQPPLAQTRLRAAMQENDHA, encoded by the coding sequence ATGAGTCCGGTCTCGTCGATCCTGCAGTTCGGCACCAGCCGCTTCCTGCAGGCGCATGTCGACCTGTTCGTCTCCGAGGCGCTCGATCGGGGAGAGGCGATCGGCACTATCGCTGTGGTGCAGACGACATCCAGCCCCTCCAGCGCTCGACGGATCGACGCCATGGCGCGCGGGGAGGGGTACCCGGTACGGATCCGCGGCATACGCGACGGGCAACGGATCGACGACGTGGTGGTGGTTCGCTCGGTCAGGCGGGCGCTGCAGGCGACCGCCGACTGGCGCGAGGTGCGACGGATCGCCGTCACGGAAGCGGACATCATCGTCTCGAACACCGGGGACCAGGGCTTCGCGCTGAACCCGGCCGATGGTCCGGACTGCGTCACGAACGAGACCGCTCCACCTGAAAGCTTTCCGGCAAAGCTGCTGGTCCTGCTGCATGCGCGCTGGACGGTGCGCCCGGAAGACCCACTATCGCTGTTTCCATGCGAACTGGTCAGCCGGAACGGCGAGCAACTCCAGGCCATCGTTGTCGGGCTTGCGGTGGTGTGGGGCCTGCCGGCCGGGTTCGTGACCTATCTCCGGACCCGCTGCATCTGGGCGAACAGTCTGGTCGATCGGATCGTCTCCGAACCGCTGGACCCGGTCGGCGCTGTGGCCGAGCCGTACGCCCTCTGGGCGATCGAGCGGCAGGACGGGCTGCTGCTGCCCTGCCGGCACCCGGCGATCGTCGTCACCGACGACCTCGGCCGGTATGAACGCCTGAAGCTTCATATCCTCAACCTGGGGCATACGATGCTGGCCGAGATGTGGCGGCAGACGAGTCCGGACGTGGATCTCACCGTCCTCGACGCCATGGGCCGGCCGGCGATGCGCACCGCACTCGAGGCGATCTGGAACGACGAGGTCATTCCCGTTTTTGCCCGGGACGGATTGGAAGACCAGGCGCGTGCCTACAGGGACGAGGTGCGCGAGCGGTTCCTGAATCCGTTCCTGGCCCACAGGCTCGCCGACATCGCCCAGAACCACCCGGAGAAGAAGCGCCGGCGACTGGCGCCCCTGATCGCTGCGGCCCAACACATGCAACCGCCCCTTGCCCAGACCCGCCTCCGCGCGGCGATGCAGGAAAACGATCATGCCTGA